A window of the Euzebya pacifica genome harbors these coding sequences:
- a CDS encoding 2-oxoacid:acceptor oxidoreductase subunit alpha, with protein sequence MRATEGGRRAEKTTRVPSPGRRDDAGGITPVTDTKDVEHATEKPVERLGTVTIRFAGDSGDGMQLTGTRFTSATADAHNDLATLPDFPAEIRAPAGSLPGVSGFQLHFADHDILTPGDAPDVLVAMNPAALKTNLKDLVSGGTLIVNTDAFTRGNLKKAGYEENPLDGTSLEGYRVFQVPITTMTVGALEDFDISKKDKQRSKNMFALGLMSFMFSRPTQGTEEWLRAKFAKSPDVAEANIKAFRSGWAFGETTEVFSHRYEVAPAKLPPGTYRQITGNTALSYGLIAAGTQSGLPFFLGGYPITPASDVLHELSRHKHFNVKTVQAEDEIAGIGASLGAAFAGSLAATVTSGPGIALKGETIGLALSVELPLIIINVQRGGPSTGLPTKTEQSDLLQAMYGRNGDSPVPIVAAATPGDCFFAAIEAARLALKYRTPVFLLSDGYLANGAEPWRIPDVASLPDLRPFVGFATGPNAGEEFWPFKRDEGTLARPWAIPGTPGMEHRIGGLEKADGLGNISYDPDNHQRMTNLRQQKIAGIAADIPQLEVDGDLDADVLVAGWGSTYGPIRQAVRKVRRDGRKIARVHFRHLNPFPANTAEVLGRYKRVVVPEMNTGQLSMLLRAQYLVDARGYNRVRGLPFTTQELQAELEAHIDEVSP encoded by the coding sequence GCGACGACGCTGGAGGCATCACGCCGGTGACAGACACGAAGGACGTCGAGCACGCGACCGAGAAGCCAGTCGAACGACTGGGCACGGTCACGATCCGCTTTGCGGGGGACTCCGGTGATGGCATGCAGCTCACCGGGACGCGGTTCACATCCGCCACGGCGGACGCCCACAACGACCTGGCCACGCTGCCGGACTTCCCGGCGGAGATCCGGGCCCCAGCAGGGTCGCTCCCCGGTGTGTCGGGCTTCCAGCTGCACTTCGCCGACCACGACATCCTCACGCCCGGCGACGCGCCGGACGTGCTGGTGGCGATGAACCCGGCGGCGCTGAAGACCAACCTGAAGGATCTCGTCTCGGGCGGGACGCTCATCGTCAACACCGACGCCTTCACGCGCGGCAACCTCAAGAAGGCGGGCTACGAGGAGAACCCGCTCGACGGCACCTCCCTCGAGGGCTACCGGGTGTTCCAGGTCCCCATCACCACCATGACCGTCGGTGCGCTGGAGGACTTCGACATCTCCAAGAAGGACAAGCAGCGCTCGAAGAACATGTTCGCGCTGGGGCTGATGTCGTTCATGTTCTCGCGTCCCACCCAGGGCACCGAGGAATGGCTTCGCGCGAAGTTCGCCAAGTCACCCGATGTGGCCGAGGCCAACATCAAGGCGTTCCGGTCGGGCTGGGCCTTCGGCGAGACGACCGAGGTGTTCAGCCATCGCTACGAGGTCGCGCCGGCCAAGCTGCCCCCGGGGACGTATCGCCAGATCACGGGCAACACGGCGTTGTCCTACGGGCTGATCGCCGCGGGCACGCAGTCGGGCCTGCCGTTCTTCCTCGGCGGCTACCCGATCACGCCGGCCTCCGACGTCCTCCACGAGCTGTCGCGCCACAAGCACTTCAACGTCAAGACGGTGCAGGCCGAGGACGAGATCGCCGGCATCGGCGCCTCCCTCGGGGCCGCGTTCGCCGGGTCCCTTGCGGCCACCGTCACCTCCGGTCCGGGCATCGCGCTGAAGGGCGAGACGATCGGCCTGGCGTTGTCCGTCGAGCTGCCCCTCATCATCATCAACGTCCAGCGCGGTGGTCCGTCCACCGGGCTGCCGACCAAGACCGAGCAGTCCGACCTGCTGCAGGCCATGTACGGCCGCAACGGTGACTCGCCGGTCCCGATCGTGGCGGCGGCGACTCCCGGGGACTGCTTCTTCGCGGCGATCGAGGCGGCGCGGCTGGCGCTGAAGTACCGCACGCCCGTGTTCCTGCTCTCCGACGGGTACCTCGCCAACGGTGCCGAACCGTGGCGCATCCCCGACGTGGCGTCGCTGCCCGACCTGCGGCCGTTCGTGGGCTTCGCCACAGGGCCCAACGCAGGGGAGGAGTTCTGGCCGTTCAAGCGCGACGAGGGCACCCTCGCCCGGCCGTGGGCGATTCCCGGAACGCCGGGGATGGAGCACCGGATCGGGGGGCTGGAGAAGGCCGACGGCCTGGGCAACATCTCCTACGACCCCGACAACCACCAGCGGATGACGAACCTGCGCCAGCAGAAGATCGCCGGCATCGCCGCCGACATCCCGCAGCTGGAGGTCGACGGTGACCTCGATGCCGACGTGCTGGTGGCCGGTTGGGGTTCGACCTACGGGCCCATCCGCCAGGCGGTCCGGAAGGTGCGGCGGGACGGGCGGAAGATCGCGCGCGTCCACTTCCGCCACCTCAACCCCTTCCCGGCGAACACCGCAGAGGTCCTCGGCCGCTACAAGCGGGTGGTCGTACCGGAGATGAACACCGGACAGCTGTCCATGCTGCTGCGGGCCCAGTACCTGGTGGACGCCCGTGGCTACAACCGCGTGCGCGGCCTGCCGTTCACGACCCAGGAGCTGCAAGCCGAGCTGGAAGCCCACATCGACGAGGTGAGTCCGTAA
- a CDS encoding 2-oxoacid:ferredoxin oxidoreductase subunit beta, whose product MSTINELPQYSKKDFTSDQEVRWCPGCGDYSILANVQATMPDLGARKEDVVFISGIGCSSRFPYYMDTYGFHSIHGRAPAIATGVATANPNLKVFVVTGDGDGLSIGGNHLIHALRRNANLTIIMFNNQIYGLTKGQYSPTSEIGKITKSTPFGSLDHPFNPVSVAIGAEATFVARSIDTEREHLREMIEAAAAHEGAAFIEVYQNCNIFNDGAFEVLKDHPEENQIRLVHGEPIRFGKDMERGIAMSPKARPEIVDVASVGEDNIIVHDAHREDSSFAFMLSRVAHGPTTPTPIGIFRQVQRPVYEDQVQSQVDADIARRGEGDLASLLAGNETWTVSE is encoded by the coding sequence ATGAGCACCATCAACGAACTTCCGCAGTACTCCAAGAAGGACTTCACCTCCGACCAGGAGGTGCGGTGGTGTCCGGGTTGCGGGGACTACTCGATCCTCGCCAACGTCCAGGCGACCATGCCCGACCTCGGGGCCCGCAAGGAGGACGTCGTCTTCATCTCCGGGATCGGCTGTTCGAGCCGCTTCCCGTATTACATGGACACCTACGGCTTCCACTCCATCCACGGGCGTGCGCCGGCGATCGCGACCGGGGTGGCCACCGCCAACCCGAACCTGAAGGTGTTCGTCGTCACCGGTGACGGCGACGGGTTGTCGATCGGCGGCAACCACCTCATCCATGCCCTGCGTCGCAACGCCAACCTGACGATCATCATGTTCAACAACCAGATCTACGGGTTGACCAAGGGGCAGTACTCACCGACCTCGGAGATCGGGAAGATCACCAAGTCGACGCCGTTCGGGTCGCTCGACCACCCCTTCAACCCGGTGTCGGTGGCGATCGGTGCCGAGGCGACGTTCGTGGCCCGCTCCATCGACACCGAACGCGAACACCTGCGCGAGATGATCGAGGCCGCGGCGGCCCACGAGGGCGCGGCGTTCATCGAGGTCTACCAGAACTGCAACATCTTCAACGATGGGGCCTTCGAGGTGCTCAAGGACCATCCCGAGGAGAACCAGATCAGGCTGGTCCACGGCGAGCCCATCCGGTTCGGCAAGGACATGGAACGCGGCATCGCCATGTCGCCGAAGGCACGGCCGGAGATCGTGGACGTGGCCTCGGTGGGGGAGGACAACATCATCGTCCACGACGCGCATCGCGAGGACTCCTCCTTCGCGTTCATGCTGTCGCGCGTGGCGCACGGCCCGACGACGCCGACCCCGATCGGGATCTTCCGACAGGTGCAGCGTCCGGTCTACGAGGACCAGGTGCAGTCCCAGGTCGACGCCGACATCGCCCGGCGTGGTGAGGGTGACCTCGCGTCACTGCTTGCCGGCAACGAGACCTGGACCGTCAGCGAGTAG
- a CDS encoding response regulator has product MKILMMADHASVAAQVRTAVEGWDASTVFQVSTPQRAIALLDEGESYDVVVADNDTHPTGGLALAREVKARGQMGKDMPPVVLLIARAQDKWLANWSQADAYVQKPADPFDLRETLQAVVAGDPIPALPGVGGEPKPSLLDPAPERELAVQTGAVGRSDEGPADELPEGATGDAAAVAAGTNPSTGL; this is encoded by the coding sequence ATGAAGATCCTCATGATGGCCGACCACGCGTCGGTGGCAGCCCAGGTCCGTACGGCCGTGGAGGGCTGGGACGCCTCAACGGTGTTCCAGGTCTCGACGCCCCAGCGGGCGATCGCCCTGCTCGACGAGGGCGAGTCCTACGACGTCGTCGTCGCCGACAACGACACCCACCCCACCGGTGGGCTCGCGCTGGCCCGGGAGGTGAAGGCCCGTGGGCAGATGGGCAAGGACATGCCGCCCGTGGTGCTGCTGATCGCCCGAGCCCAGGACAAGTGGCTGGCCAACTGGTCCCAGGCGGACGCGTACGTGCAGAAGCCGGCCGACCCCTTCGACCTGCGAGAGACGCTGCAGGCCGTCGTCGCCGGCGACCCGATCCCGGCGCTTCCCGGCGTGGGCGGCGAACCGAAGCCGTCGTTGCTGGACCCCGCTCCCGAGCGCGAGCTCGCCGTCCAGACCGGCGCGGTCGGTCGTTCCGACGAGGGGCCTGCCGACGAGCTGCCCGAGGGTGCCACCGGTGACGCCGCTGCGGTTGCGGCGGGCACGAACCCCTCCACCGGTCTGTAG